Genomic window (Romeriopsis navalis LEGE 11480):
GTCAACGACAATGTGATTCGTCAGCAAGCCGAATACGAAGCACAACAACTGCGCACACAACTGGAAACCGAATGTAACGCGGCTCAGGATAAGACGATTGCGGAAATCGAACAAATGCGCCAGCGCGCACAGCAAGATCTTGAAGGCATGCGGCAGATGGGCCTCCAGGAAGCGGAGGAGATCCAACGAGGAGCCGATGAATATGCTGATTCAGTCCTGCGGGATATGGAATCACAAATGTCAGAAATGCTACGTGTCGTCCGTAATGGTCGTCAACAACTAAAGATTAATCAGCCCGATCCACAAGCAGCCTATAGAAATGTCAACGGCAATAGTCCCACCCCAGCGCGCCCAGCGGATGAGCGCCCAGCGCGCAGTCAGCGTCGCCGTCGACCGCCACAAGAAACACTTTAAGTCATTGATGAATAACCCTCTACAATAATGCAGGTCTATTCGTCAGCGCAGCTCAGTGAACCAGATATTTCGATTTCGGCAGTTTTTGATCGTTGGGTTCTTCGCAATTTTGCTCATTTGGGCCAATCAAGAGCTGTTGGAAGACTGGTTGAACGTCACACCGCGCCCACCCTCACCGTCCATTGCACGTCTCGCCACTGCCACCACAATGACGCGATCGGCGCAGCGGCTATTTTACCGCCAGTCCCCGAGTATCGAGTCCCAAGCCACCTTTTTGAGTCGGTGCAAGGTGCCCGACAAGGCAATTATGTTGGGCTGCTATGTGCGACGAGGCAACGTTGGGAAGATTGTGATTCAAAATGTCACAGATCAACGACTCAAGGGCACGATGGAAGTCACCGCAGCTCACGAACTCCTGCATGCTGCTTACGAGAAGCTGCGCCAGTCTGAACGCCGTGATTTAGGCAGGCGTCTGTCAAAGGCAGCTGCACGGGTCAAAGATCCAAGACTGGCAAAGGTGCTTAAAGATTACCGCACCAAGGATCGAGCACTATATTACAACGAACTACATTCCCACCTCGGCACTGAACTGGTCGACTTAGGCGATGCCAAACTCGAAAAGTATTATCAGCGCTATTTCACCGATCGCCAAGGTATCGTTCGCTTCGCAAAAAAATCTGGCGCAGTCCTCAAGAAACTCGATCGAGAGGCTGAAGTACTCAAACCGGAAATTGAACAACTTGAAGCCACGCTAACGCAGTTAGAACAACAGATCAAGCAAGCCGAAGCAACGCTAAAAGACAGCCATCAACAGCTGAATCGTCTAGAAAGCAACCTACGCCGCACCAAAGACTCAGCAGAAGATGCATTACGGACACGATCGCCACAAGCACTCCAACTGGCAACTGAATTCGAACAGCGCAAATCTGAGTTTAATCGTTACGTCAATCAACATAACGAACGCGCTCAAATTCAAAAAGACCGTGTTGCAGATTTCAACACCAAGGTAAGAGAGTACAAACAGAAGATTAATAAGTACAACTCTGTTGCCCGGGAAAGCCGTAATATTCTCGATAGCCTTACCGCTCGATAAGCCAGAAAACCAAACTCAGCTAACCAAATAAAGCCAGGGAGACAAATAAAGCCAGGGAGCACAATGAATCCACTGCACTCCCTGATCAAGCAATCTATTTGGTTAACGCAACTCAACTAGTGAGATTTAGGCCAAACCAGTATTACGACCTTGCTGACCGGTTGCCAGCTCAACTTTCACAATTTTGCCACCCATTTTTTGGATGCGCTGTTGCTCACGGAACCAGTTATCGTAGGGCACTAGCTTCGTGAAGAAGGTGTTCTGCAACTCACGCTGGGTGCGAATCCGAGTCTGACTAGGCACGCAGGCAGTCACCTTAAACATTCTCATGATTTTAATTTCTCCTAGTTGGCAACCAAAGCAAGCTTGACTGTTGTTCTTAAACGCACTTCCCTACTTACAGCGCCATCAAACGCTATGGGTATTTGGGGTACCGCAGAGAAATGCTAATTTTTTCAAATGCGACCGGCATAAAGCTGCAAATCGACGAAGCACACAGACCAAAATTCCCATCTGATCGCTAAACCAATTTTTCTAGCATTTAATCAATCGCTAACCAGATCAGTTGAACATCAACTAAGTCTGGATTTAACACAACGGAAGTCAAGAACCAAACCTTAGACCGCGAAAACCAGATATTACACCAGCCTTTGGCGAGCTAACTTTAGTGCTTGACTTCCGGTAAGATTGCGTTTTCAGTTTTCAGTGATTATCGCACCCAACTGAATTGACGCACCATCAACACACAAACTAGCTCAAGCCAGAGCAGATGTAGTCGAAGTAAACGCCCATTTCACGGCCAGCGTCAGAACCAACCAAAGAAGCAGTTACTTCTTTCATCGCCTGAATGGCATTAACAGTGTTACCAGCAGGAACGCCCAAGGAGCTATAAGTTTCCTTCAAGCCGTTCAATACGCGCTCATCCAAGATGGAAGGATCGCCAGCTAGCATTGCGTAAGTCGAATAACGCAAGTAGTAGTCCATGTCACGGATACAAGCAGCATAACGACGAGTCGTATACATGTTGCCGCCGGGACGAGTCGAATCAGAGTACAACAAAGACTTCGCAACTGCGTCACGCACGATGGCTGCAGCGTTAGCGGAAATTGTGCTTGCCGCACGAACACGCAGTTCGCCAGTGACAAAATAGCCCTTGAGCTTCTCAAGTGCCGAACCATCAAGGTACTTACCTTGGACGTCGGAAGAATTAATTACAGAGGTAATTGCGTCTTGCATGATTGAAAAATCCTTAAATCAGGTTTACGAAATGGGATGAATTAGCACAAATGTTGAAATTAGAAATCGCCACAAACCGTGGGACTCAAATCAAATTTGACTAGCTCATTGCGCCGATAACGTAGTCAAAATATGCGCCAGCTTCAGCTGCATCTTCGCCAGACAACAAGGAAGTAGCAACAGTTTTCATTGCGCGAACGCCTTCGATCACAGCATCGATCGAGGTGCCCAAGGAGTTATACATTTCCTTCGCACCGACAATGCCGATTTCTTCGATCGGAGTGACGTCACCAGCAACAACACCGTAAGTCACAAGACGCAGGTAATAGTCGAGGTCACGCAGGCAAGTTGCAGTCATTTCTTCGCCGTATGCGTTACCACCAGGGGAAACCACATCCGGACGCTTCTGGAACAACTGGTCCCCAGCTTGCTTGATGATGCGCTCACGACCACCAGTCAAGGCTTCAGCAATGCGTAGACGCTGCTCACCAGAACCAACAAAGCCTTTGATACGATCGAGTTCGCCGGGGCTGAGGTAGCGCGCCTCGGCATCTGCGTTCACGATGGATTTCGTGACAATACTCATGGATGGATTCCTCCAAAAAGGATGTAACCGATTATGTAATAAAAGCAGGAGTTCCCCAAAACGGCTCCCTAGCGGGTCAACGCTCACCTAACTTAGCTCAATCGCGATTCCAACAACACAGCAAAAGTTAATGCTGGCGATACACGATTGGGACAAGCTGCGACGAACGTGTTCGACCTTCCGTGTTTAATTTTGCGCTATGAAGCGGGCCTCTCCTGAGCCATTGCAATATTTTGTAACAAAGCCCCTCAGATTATCGGGAATTACTGCCCCATGGGGATCAAGCCACTTATGTCAAGAGAATTTTGCGGTATAAAATATACCCTTTTACTCAAACAATTTGGCCAATCAAATGCGCTCAAGTCATCGGCAATTTTGCGATCAGACATGGCCAACAGCCATCCAAAAATAAACCCCCTAGCAGACTCTACGAGGGGGTAAGTATGAGTGATTAAGCTATCCGTCAAACTAATTTAATCAATCGCCTTAGCGATGATCACGCCGGTAAGGCACCACATCATCACTAAAGAAACGGTGATATTCCGGGCTACCGAGAATTGCATCAACGACGGTATCCAGACCATCCTCTTGGAGCAACTGGGTATATTGCAGACGTTCGAGATCCGTCGCAACTTCACGCCCCAACAAATGTCGGAAAAGCAGATCAACCGTCTTGTTGACCGGGAATGGCTTCACATAACGATCAACGTAAGCGGGTGATGTCACCACCGCACGAATTAACCCACGCACCGATAGGCCCTGTCCCAACTGGGATTCCAACTGATTGAGTCGGAAGTGCGAAGGCACCTGCATCGGATCAACATCCATCACTTGGGCATATACGGCACGACAGACTAGGTCCACATCATCCGTGACTAAGGAATAGGGCCGGACAACCTTTTGCACAAGCGGCGGAGTCATGGCGGCGGAAGTCCGGCTCAAGCCAACAGTTTCTGCTTCCTTCGCCGCCGCCTGACCGGCCATTGGCAGGTCCGTACCGGTAATCGATGGCTGCACAGGCACAAAACTTGGAATTTCGACCTTCGCATCCTGCTTCGTTAACTTGTTGTAAAGTCGCTGCGTATTCGGGAAGTTAGCCGCTGGCAAGGTGAGGTAGCGGTTATAGGGCACCGTATCCTCCGAGAAAGCATCGAGATACTCACGACTCGCCACCATCGCCCCAACAAAGGCCTTCAGACCTTGGGTCGAGAGGATTTGGTTATACTTGCGAATTTCCGCTTGATCAAGTGGCGCACGACCTAAGAAGTGTTTCGTCCCCAACTCAATCACTTTCGTATTGGGATAAGGCGTATAAAACTCCTTCAGATAGAGCTTCGAACCACCTAAGGCTTCGATAAACTCTTTAACAGTCACTTCACCGTTACGCAGACGGCTTTCCAAACTGACCAATTCGTTATCAGCCCGATACGGTGCCACATCCCGCTCAAAGATCTGACGATAAGCGGCACCAATTACTACTTCAATATTCGGCTTGTCAGCCAAACTCGTGAGCTTGAACTGCTTGGTTTGCTCACGCTGCTTGCTAACACCCTGAGTCGATCGGAATGCAATATCCGGACTGGTCCGCATTTCATTCACGGCACCCAACTCCACAAAGCGTGGTGTCGTAGTGTCTTCCATTGCCGCCATAATCTGATCGGATTTGCTGCCGACCTGATTCATCCGGTTGGAATGACCCGCCGCCGTGACATAACGCTCAAACGGCACCGTATCTTCACCGAAGCTCTGCGCATACTCAGGACTATCAATGAGCGCATCAACTAGAGCATAAATACCCTGCTTCGAGCTAATATCAAAGTATTTGTTGGTTTCTTGACGGCCATAGGTCGGGCGACCGAGCAATCGACGATGCAAATACTCCACTGCTTTCATGACATAAAGTGGCGTCCAGTACATCTTGCGATAGGTCTCTGACTTGGCGAGCATACGAATAAACTCACGCACGCTAATCTCACCATTCTCCAACCGCGTCTCAGCGGCACCTAGACGCTGCCCGGCATATACATCGCGGCCAAACACCTGCAGATAACAAGCGCGGATTACCTTCTGAGTCGAGCTTTCGGCAAACTTAACACTGACTTCCTGTGTACTCGGAATTTGGTCGAGCTTAAATACCGGCGCGCCCATACTGCCAGGGTTCTTACCCCGTGCCGCGGGATTGCTGACCTGGTTATTAATGCCGTAGCCCCGGGCA
Coding sequences:
- a CDS encoding phycobilisome rod-core linker polypeptide; protein product: MSVKASGGSSVARPQLYQTAPLSAISQAEQQDRYLGRSELTDLSEYFKSGLKRLAIANILTQNAELIVSRAANRIFTGGSAVGFLERPQVAAPSEATVGALASALGQTGGGKAPAAAVRIPAGFRPISVSRYGPSNMAKSLRDMSWFLRYTTYAIVAGDPSIITVNTRGLREIIENACSSPATIVALQEMRSAAVGYFRNDPQAAEIVKQYFDLLVTEFEASTPSKKLRQRDSNDLQGLYLPQIYANAAETRQKFVMKPGLSGVEKVDVIKAAYRQLFERDISRAYSQNISDLESKAKNCEISMKEFVRRVCKSPLYRKQFVEPFINSRALELAFRHILGRGPSSREEVQKYFSIVSAGGWDKLVNALVDSDEYTDYFGEETVPYLRGLGQEAQECRNWGPQQDLFRYSAPFRKVPQFLTTFAQYIQPLPDQHVYGRGNDPIENQFGAIFPKEGRVPNANPAPFSKDTRRLLIARGYGINNQVSNPAARGKNPGSMGAPVFKLDQIPSTQEVSVKFAESSTQKVIRACYLQVFGRDVYAGQRLGAAETRLENGEISVREFIRMLAKSETYRKMYWTPLYVMKAVEYLHRRLLGRPTYGRQETNKYFDISSKQGIYALVDALIDSPEYAQSFGEDTVPFERYVTAAGHSNRMNQVGSKSDQIMAAMEDTTTPRFVELGAVNEMRTSPDIAFRSTQGVSKQREQTKQFKLTSLADKPNIEVVIGAAYRQIFERDVAPYRADNELVSLESRLRNGEVTVKEFIEALGGSKLYLKEFYTPYPNTKVIELGTKHFLGRAPLDQAEIRKYNQILSTQGLKAFVGAMVASREYLDAFSEDTVPYNRYLTLPAANFPNTQRLYNKLTKQDAKVEIPSFVPVQPSITGTDLPMAGQAAAKEAETVGLSRTSAAMTPPLVQKVVRPYSLVTDDVDLVCRAVYAQVMDVDPMQVPSHFRLNQLESQLGQGLSVRGLIRAVVTSPAYVDRYVKPFPVNKTVDLLFRHLLGREVATDLERLQYTQLLQEDGLDTVVDAILGSPEYHRFFSDDVVPYRRDHR
- a CDS encoding phycobilisome linker polypeptide translates to MRMFKVTACVPSQTRIRTQRELQNTFFTKLVPYDNWFREQQRIQKMGGKIVKVELATGQQGRNTGLA
- the apcB gene encoding allophycocyanin subunit beta, with the translated sequence MQDAITSVINSSDVQGKYLDGSALEKLKGYFVTGELRVRAASTISANAAAIVRDAVAKSLLYSDSTRPGGNMYTTRRYAACIRDMDYYLRYSTYAMLAGDPSILDERVLNGLKETYSSLGVPAGNTVNAIQAMKEVTASLVGSDAGREMGVYFDYICSGLS
- the apcA gene encoding allophycocyanin subunit alpha, whose protein sequence is MSIVTKSIVNADAEARYLSPGELDRIKGFVGSGEQRLRIAEALTGGRERIIKQAGDQLFQKRPDVVSPGGNAYGEEMTATCLRDLDYYLRLVTYGVVAGDVTPIEEIGIVGAKEMYNSLGTSIDAVIEGVRAMKTVATSLLSGEDAAEAGAYFDYVIGAMS